In the Tachyglossus aculeatus isolate mTacAcu1 chromosome 6, mTacAcu1.pri, whole genome shotgun sequence genome, ATTAATTTTGtaactatactgtactatacatataataataatgataatggcatttgttaagcacttactattgcaaagcattgttctaagctctggggagatataaggtaatcaggttgtccgacatggggctcacagtcttaatccccattttacagatgaggtaactggcacagagaatttaagtgacttgcccaaagtcacatagctgacaagtggtggagccaggatacgaacccatgacctctgactaccaagcccgtgctctttccactgagccacgctgcttctccaatccacaTGGGAAAATATTTAACTTAACACTACCCTTATTTTACAGGGAAAAAAATTCACTTTTATAGATCAAATATGTTTAGATACATTTTCCACTTAAAAACATGACAGTGCTCTATGCCTAGGAAAGTTTAAATTAGCTCAAAATAGGGACTGCATTCTAGCTTCTAGTCTCATATCCTCTTCCTTTACAGAGAAAAgcaatcttttaataataataataataataatggcatttattaagcgcttactatgtacaaagcactgttctaagcgctggggaggttacaatgtgatcaggttgtccctcgggaggctcacagtcttaatccccattttacagatgaggtaactgaggcacagagaagttaagtggcttgcccaaagtcacacagctaacaattggcggagccggggtttgaacccatgacctctgactccaaagcccaggctctttccactgaggcacgctgcttctctgaggggatAGAACACAAAGATAGCTATAGCTCTATTTCTTTATATCTATGTAATAGACTTCTGTAAATTCCAGCATAAACATGTAAGTTTTTAAGAAAACATTTTGTCTTCAAACCAAAATGTCCTTCAATAGTAAGGTACATCTTGAAATACTGTTCCTTTATAAACTGAAATGATTTTGTGAAACGATGTGAAACTCTGAGAAACTTTCCAGGGGGTAGACGGAGGATAAAGAAGAAAGATGAATCATTCAGCATAATTTAAAATTTTCAGGTAGGAACAATATTCAAGTATTCATTTCTTCTTAAAGTAGTTATTTTTCAACTAGAACATTTTGGGAGCCAAAGCCATAAACAAAAATCAAATGTTAAAGAATAGATATGCATTCTATGTAGCAAAGTTTGAaatctattaataattatggcatttattaattgctttctctgtgttaagtgctgggttattacaaggtaatcagatgaagTACTCTCCCTGTCGCACGTAGCTCACAATCTGTCtcctctccattatacagatgaggaaattgaggcccagaggggttaaatggcttgcccaaagtcacacagcaggccagtggcagagttggaattcaaACCTGGGTACCCTGCTGTTTGCACTACACCAAAATGCCTATTAACTAAACACTTTTAAAGCACTGATGCTGTGCTAATGATTTAACTCAAAGAATAGCTACTCTTACCTTGAGCCTGCTGCTCATGTTCTACGTATTATGTTTGATTTTCTCTACAtatagggagaaaaaaaaatcaaagttagCTTTCAATTAACTGTAAAAATTCAATTTACTTGGCATTAATTCCAGCTAATTCCAGACCCTCCCCCAAGTGCGTTTCTTAAGGAAGAGGTTGTGTGGCAGAGTCCAAGGACATAAGAAAGAGCATCTCTCAGATATGTGTCTCCAAGCTACCCTTGACTAAGTTTCATTTTTCTGGTAGTTCAAGAGGATGGATGAACACAGGATCTCCAAGTCACCTGAGATGGGTTAAAATAAACAAGGCTGAACAAACTTTATAAAAACTCATGGAAACACCCCACCAGGCGTAAAGGCATAACCAATGACTATGGAGAATTTAGTGGAGTGAAAAGATCCCACGAGCGATCAGGAGTCAGGGATGGGCTGTTGGTTAAAGTAGGCAAAGttgctgagtgctctgcacatagtaagcgctcaataaatgcgattgatgatgatgggaaaatgTTCAGTGATCAGCTCAGCAAATGGTACCTCCCAGCGATTAACCAGAGCAGCGAGTACCTTGGTACTGAGTGTCGAAAAGATTAGAGATCACCCCTCAGTCTTTCCAGCCACATACCTACCCATTGGTATCTACTAGCAACCCATCAGCGGCAGCATCTCAGAGAACAAAGAATAAATATATGTTCTTAGGGCAGCGGCTGCAGAATAGGAGCTCCAGCTGCAGGGCTGCCTTTGCCAAACGAAAATGGAGAATAACAGCCTATCTTgctccccttttctttccttaGTCTTGGGctagagtttcattcattcaatcatatttactgagcgcttactgtatgcggggcactgtactagtttCTTCCCACTGGTGCAAAAGACAAAAATCTTCCCCATCAACTCCATCTGACCATCTGAAAGAGCTTTGAGGTCTCCCACACTCAAAATGAGTTCAAAATTGTCCGGGCTAAGGGCTACAAAACTATTTTTTTGGagtttctggagaagcagtgtggtctagtggaaagaccttgggcctgggagtcagaatacctgggttctaatcccggctctgctgattgccctgccaattgtttgccgtttgaccttggacaaatcacttaacttctctgtgcctcagttttctcaactgtaaaatggggactcgatacctgttctccctcctacttcagactgtgaactccatgtgggacagggactgtgtttgacctaacttttacctactccagtgcttagaactgttctgatatacagtaagcgcttaacaagtaccataaaataaagttTTTCTTAAGGGAATCTTTTGCTATCAACCAGACCCTCCCAACCAGGGGTGATGCTGTAGATTTTATACTTGAGGAAGGTGACCTCAaggtcaggggaagcagcatggtgtagtggaagagCGCTGGTCTGGCATTGAGAGGACTCAGTTTTAAAtgatctgtgccttagtttccttatctgtaaacgagggattaaatacctattctcccaccccTTAGACTGACTGTGgaccctgtgtggggcagagacagaggccgattagcttgtatctaccacagagcttagttcagtgcctggcaaatattatcattattattatcacctgaatGTTCTTAAAAGAAAGTTATATGAGGTAAGAGATCAAGGTCAAAAATAAAACCCTATGAAAAATGATCATAAAACCTCTCAGTCTAGTATAGCAAAAATTACAATTAATATACTTAACCACCCTCCTTTTTAGGACTAAGAtacaagtagggactgtctctatgtagggactgggtagggactgtctctatgtgttgccaatttgtacttcccaagcgcttagtacagtgctctgcacatagtatgtgctcaataaatacgattgattgattgattgattgatagtccgaagcagcatggcgtggtggatagagcacaggcctgggattcagaaagtcaggggttctcatcccagctccgccacttgtctgctgtgtgaccttggagaagtgaagtgacttccctgggcctcagttccctcatccgtaaaatggagatggagactgtgagccccacgtgggacagggactgtgtccaccccaatttgcttgaatccaccccagcacttagtacagtgcctggcacagagtaatcatttaaataccgtcattattaagtaAAATAAGTGAAATCTGAACACAAATTGAGATTTGCCTCGGCCAGCGGGGCTTCCGGCAAAACTTTATTTAAGATAGAACAGACCTGAGAAGCCAAAGGAGGTAGCGGAGATGGTGAATGGGTCTTAGCCAcataatgttaagcgcttagtacagtgctctgcacatagtaagtgctcaataaatacgattgattgattgataatgttcaATTTTTAAACTCCAGTCTCCAGCAAGATGAAAGTTCAATTAATTGTCTTGCAGAATAGCGCTGAAAGAGCTAGGTGAATCTACCCCCTGCTGGTTGATATGAGGAAGTGCAGTAGATAGATAATACTCTAGtaatgacaaatcaatcaatcaatcgtatttattgagcgcttactgtgtgcagagcactgtactaagcgcttgggaagtacaagttggcaacatatagagacagtccctacccaacagtgggctcacagtctaaaagggggagacagagaacaaaaccaaacatactaacaaaataaaataaatagaatagatacgtacgagtaaaataaatagagtaataaatatgtacaaacatatatacatatgtacaaaataaaataaatataatagctatgtacaagtaaaataaataagagtaataaatatgtacaaacatatatacatatgtacaggtgctggggggaagggaaggaggtaagatgggggggatggagagggggatgagggggagaggaaggaaggggctcagcctgggaaggcctcctggaggaggtgagctctcagtagggcaatcaatcaatcatatttattgagcgcttactgtgtgcagagcactgtactaagcgcttgggaagtacaagttggcaacatatagagacagtccctacccaccagtgggctcacagtctagaagtgaaataAGTAAGACAAATACTGAACCTCTCCTCAATTTCCTGATGTGGAAACAAGTGGCACGTCAAACGGCCGAACCTAAGATGAAGCATCACCAACATGAAGAAAAGGGAAATAGTTTATACTCTAATTTTGGTGCAGCAATAAAGGAAAAAACGTTTACTGGAaccaagcagagtggcctaatggagtgggggcctgggagtccgaaggataataatcatgatgatgatggtatttgttaagcacttactatgtgcaaagcactgatctgggttctgatcccagctccgccacgtgtctgctctgtgacattgggcaagtcacttacctctccatacctcagttgcctcatctgtaaaatgaggcttaagactgtgagccccatgtgggaaacggaatgtgtccaacctgattagcttgtatctaccccagtgcttagaacagtgcccagcacatagtaagcacttaacaaataccataacaaaaaaagggggaaatttaGGCCTGATTTAAAGATCCAATTGCATGTAAACCTGGCCCGAGGGCTGAATCTGGCCAGCATCACGAACTGCTAGATGAGGTTAGCAAGAttccctgctcccttctccttctcccccacatcatcatcatcatcaatcgtatttattgagcgcttactgtctgcagagcactgtactaagcgcttgggaagtacaagttggcaacatcccatGCTGAAACTCCAAGAGCAGCAGTGAGTGCAAGCTAGCAACTAGGAGCCAGGGGGAAGTGACTGTACTTTCACACCTTAAAACTTTCCCTTTCCATCCTTCCCACCCCAATCTTCACTGTAAGCAGGCAGTCACCATGTGTTAGCGTCCCCTGAGCCAAAATCACTGTCCACCCCTGAAGTAAACTATCCTTACTGAAGATGACCCAAGAATTTTGTTTTAAGCTAATGAACTCAGATATTCCTTTGTACAAGCCTGCTGTTCATGGGTAAGCATCTTATTTGTAACAGGAGGCAGACTGCAGAAAGAATGACTACTAACAAATATCAGTAAATATTTGTGGTGTCTAGCAAAGGACCATAATAGCAGAGTTTTTGCATGAAAAACTGCATTGGAGAATGATGGAACTGATGACTCAAATGGATCTATAGGTATATTTTTCATTTTGTACTGCATTAAATAAGAGTTCAGAGCAAATATTTGGAAAAAAACGGCATCTTTGCACTGAATTTAAGTTGGGGAACACAAACACTCACATATGACATATTGAACAAATTTAGATTTTTAAATGTATCATACAAGCCTAACCCTGATGCTCCAAtttcattgatttttaaaaatttatagAAATTTATAGAAAATCTACTTTAAAATTATCATGGGTGCTCATCACAGGTAGAGAAGAAAAGTGTTTTCTAAATAGCTCTAGAGCCTTGCTATTCTTAGCATGCAAAGATTTCTCAGTTTCCAGTTCACTTTTGATGGATTCCAGTTTTCTCTCTATTTTCATCATCTTTAAATCATAGTCCAATTTCATCTTTTCTTTCATGGCAACACCACCTAGCTCAGATTGTTGCTTTAATTTTTTAACAGTTTCTTTTAAATCTTCGTTTTCTAATTCTAATTTCTGAATAACTTCTCTTGCTTGCAGGAGAGCTTTAGTTAAGTTTTTTACATTCCCTGCCTCTTCAGATAAGTCTCTTTTTAAAGCCTGAAGCTCTCTATCTTTTCTCAAATTATCCCTTTGAACCTGTTGTAAATGAAGAGTTTTAAAGCAGATTTCTTTTTTGGAGTTCAAAAGTTCTTTTTCAGCATTTTCAAAGTCCACTTCTAACTTTCTGCATTTGGCTTTCAGTTCTTCCATTTCTGCGTTCAAGGAGGACAGCTGAATTTTTTGAGAAATTCCTTCTGCACGGTTTTTGTGCATTTCTTGTCGCAGAGCTGCTAATTCCTTTGCATTCCAGATACAAtacccctctgtttcctcaatgCTTTCTTCAGTTCCAAGACCTAAATTAGTGGCTCCCCGGCAGGCACAATTCCCATCTACTTCCTTCTTTGAAATGTTTATCTCTCCCTCTGTTAACTTTGGTACCCATTCTTGTTCAATTAGTTGGGCAGTGAATTCGTTCCTTTTAAGTTTCTTTTCTTCTTGAAACTTTTTAATTGCCAAATTGTagatttcttccactctctttacTCTGTCCAAAGCCAGTTTTTCAGACCAAGATTCGGGCTGATGAGTTTGACTTAAAAAATCCTGTGTGTtaaaatgaggagaaaataaCTTTTCCACCCAATGCTTCTCTTGTGCCATTCCTATAGAACCTTCTGCTTGTTCCTGAAAACAGAACAAAGAAGTTCAAAGTACATAATTTAAAAGGCCACAAAAATCAAAAAAAGTGAACTGTGAAACTACCTGTGTCTAGTTCTTGAAAGATAGCCATTTCTAGAGAATCTTGCAGTAAATCTTCATCCAAGATTTACTGAAgatttacctccttcctctccccctcgtccccctctccatcctcccatcttacctccttcccttccccacagcacctgtatatatgtatatatgcttgtacatatttattactctatttatttatttattttacctgtacatatctagtctatttattttattttgttagtatgtttgattttgttctctgtctcccccttttagactgtgagccactgttgggtagggactgtctctatgtgttgctaacttgtacttcccaagcgcttagtacagtgctctgcactcagtaagcgctcaataaatacgattgattgattgattgattgatccacagctatatttttttaaatgttattcgttaagtacttactatgtgccaggccctgtattaagtgctgaggtaggtacgagagacaaggtccctgtcccacatagggctcacaatcttagtccccattttacagatgaagtaactgaggaacagagaaattatgtcatttgcctgaggtcacacagcaggtaagtggtggatctgagattggaatccaggtcctctgactcacaggccgtgctctttccactaagccaggcagcTTCTGATTGGTCTGTAATATGAAAAATGCTTAGAAATCAGATTATGTTAAACATACTGGGGTTGTTAATAAAGCTCAGTTTTCTAGAGATCACTGAGTTATAGCACTACCTTTTCAGTTTTAAATGATTAAAGCTCACTGAACCCTGGGTGAACAACCTTTGGTGAAGCTTACGATGCAGACTTCCTCATGACAAACTTTCCAAAATTGCCCCTCTGATTCTGACCTGTAATATTCCACATAAATTTGATTCCTGGGTCTTTATTTTAGGTGAGACAGTCAATGGTCTCCAAGTTTGTTCGTTTGTACACAGCAATTACAGTAAGTGAATCTGCTGCATCCAGTGTATTACAATTAGGCCACCAAATATATTATTCTTGAGACAAAACCAGAATTTGTATCGAATTCTTTAGTGGTGAAAAGCCAGCAAATTAACTCGCGGTTTTTGTGCATATGAAATTGATATTTAAagtatttatttttcctttctaaGAATGGACCACTTTATGTGGTAAAAATCATTAGGAGAATTTAAATGATACAGATTTTACTGTCTGTATTTAAATCAGAGAATAAATTCAGTAGCATGGATTCCTGGCTATGCAAAAATTAACCCAAACCAGAAAGCAAAACCAGTAAGTTTCCCAAATGTCATTAATTCAACACCCCTATTCATTCAAAAGGAGGTAAAAACAGTCCAATCCATAAATGAGTGGTTTTCTTGGGTACACTTCAACTTTAGTGTCAGGTCCACACCAGCTTTTAAAGGGGGCAGGCAAACTACAACTGCAAGTTAGACAAACAGATTTTCCATGTTTTCTGCTTG is a window encoding:
- the CCDC160 gene encoding coiled-coil domain-containing protein 160 isoform X2 is translated as MEQAEGSIGMAQEKHWVEKLFSPHFNTQDFLSQTHQPESWSEKLALDRVKRVEEIYNLAIKKFQEEKKLKRNEFTAQLIEQEWVPKLTEGEINISKKEVDGNCACRGATNLGLGTEESIEETEGYCIWNAKELAALRQEMHKNRAEGISQKIQLSSLNAEMEELKAKCRKLEVDFENAEKELLNSKKEICFKTLHLQQVQRDNLRKDRELQALKRDLSEEAGNVKNLTKALLQAREVIQKLELENEDLKETVKKLKQQSELGGVAMKEKMKLDYDLKMMKIERKLESIKSELETEKSLHAKNSKALELFRKHFSSLPVMSTHDNFKVDFL
- the CCDC160 gene encoding coiled-coil domain-containing protein 160 isoform X3; protein product: MAQEKHWVEKLFSPHFNTQDFLSQTHQPESWSEKLALDRVKRVEEIYNLAIKKFQEEKKLKRNEFTAQLIEQEWVPKLTEGEINISKKEVDGNCACRGATNLGLGTEESIEETEGYCIWNAKELAALRQEMHKNRAEGISQKIQLSSLNAEMEELKAKCRKLEVDFENAEKELLNSKKEICFKTLHLQQVQRDNLRKDRELQALKRDLSEEAGNVKNLTKALLQAREVIQKLELENEDLKETVKKLKQQSELGGVAMKEKMKLDYDLKMMKIERKLESIKSELETEKSLHAKNSKALELFRKHFSSLPVMSTHDNFKVDFL
- the CCDC160 gene encoding coiled-coil domain-containing protein 160 isoform X1, coding for MPCSLDPLALTTLEGEKTWTQDYACPIQTPPVKDIFMEQAEGSIGMAQEKHWVEKLFSPHFNTQDFLSQTHQPESWSEKLALDRVKRVEEIYNLAIKKFQEEKKLKRNEFTAQLIEQEWVPKLTEGEINISKKEVDGNCACRGATNLGLGTEESIEETEGYCIWNAKELAALRQEMHKNRAEGISQKIQLSSLNAEMEELKAKCRKLEVDFENAEKELLNSKKEICFKTLHLQQVQRDNLRKDRELQALKRDLSEEAGNVKNLTKALLQAREVIQKLELENEDLKETVKKLKQQSELGGVAMKEKMKLDYDLKMMKIERKLESIKSELETEKSLHAKNSKALELFRKHFSSLPVMSTHDNFKVDFL